In Mytilus edulis chromosome 4, xbMytEdul2.2, whole genome shotgun sequence, the following proteins share a genomic window:
- the LOC139519063 gene encoding tRNA (guanine(26)-N(2))-dimethyltransferase-like isoform X3, with translation MIKTFGLCRPLYTSQYQKDLLRFMCTTVKPGSTEKMECKTVKEEKSEVLIECNTVKEGKAEVLYPKNVFYNPVQEFNRDLSVAVISQFARDRLTNPAEGKKSKQSKVKEETDCMEIDGKDENKETIAIVKDEKMETTDKVQDENEVELEPGKKYDNGIKILEGLSASGLRSVRFGLEIPGVNSIIANDFDENAVSFINKNIEKNNLQELLSSSCDDAAMVMYRNRNPRDHFDVIDLDPYGSPSKFLDATVQAVKDGGLLCITCTDAAVLCGNAGETCYSKYGAMSLRTTSCHEMGLRIILQCIESHANRYSRYIVPLISLSIDFYFRVFVRVHTGQGKVKRSASKMAMVYSCNECKSFSLQRIGALIPTKGSNFKYSPATGPPVTDKCEHCGSKHHIGGPIWADPICDIDFIDRVINRVNDNKDSLKTSERIVGMLTLQKEELQEVPLYFKLDSLFGFVHSETMPLIQFRSALLNAGYRVSLSHAMKNSIKTDAPHNVLWDIIRTWVKDHPVKPVRYEDTAIKTLLEKECTTKVSFEEHPEANPKSRKDGLLRYQANPEPHWGPKPKATRAMSNELQEERKRNLQGKKSKQKDQMKEEEENDTKESDSNNEEKVS, from the exons atgatcaaaacatttgGATTATGTAGACCATTATATACCTCTCAGTATCAAAAAGATCTATTAAGGTTTATGTGTACAACAGTAAAACCAGGCAGTACAGAGAAAATGGAATGTAAAACTGTCAAAGAAGAAAAGTCAGAGGTTCTGATAGAATGTAATACTGTCAAAGAAGGGAAAGCAGAGGTTCTGTATCCTAAGAATGTTTTCTATAACCCAGTACAGGAATTCAACAGAGATCTATCAGTTGCTGTTATATCTCAGTTTGCTAGAGACAGGTTAACAAATCCAGCAGAGGGTAAAAAATCTAAACAATCCAAGGTCAAAGAGGAAACTGACTGTATGGAAATTGATGGAAAAGATGAAAACAAAGAAACTATTGCTATTGTTAAGGATGAAAAGATGGAAACTACTGACAAGGTTCAGGATGAAAATGAAGTTGAGTTAGAACCTGGAAAGAAGTATGACAATGGAATTAAAATTTTAGAAGGATTATCAGCTTCAGGACTTCGGTCAGTGAGATTTGGATTGGAAATTCCTGGTGTCAATTCCATTATAGCTAATGACTTTGATGAAAATGCTGTttcttttatcaataaaaatattgaaaagaacaATCTTCAGGAACTGCTCAGCTCAAGCTGTGATGACGCAGCTATGGTAATGTACAGAAATAGGAATCCCAGGGACCATTTTGATGTAATCGACCTTGACCCCTATGGAAGTCCTTCAAAGTTTTTGGATGCCACTGTTCAAGCTGTTAAAGATGGGGGTTTActgtgtataacatgtacagaTGCTGCTGTTTTATGTGGGAATGCAGGTGAAACTTGCTACTCTAAATATGGAGCAATGTCCTTGAGAACTACATCATGTCATGAAATGGGTTTGCGTATAATTCTACAGTGTATAGAATCACATGCTAATAGATACTCAAGATACATTGTACCTTTAATTTCACTCAGCATTGACTTTTACTTCAGAGTTTTTGTTAGGGTGCACACAGGTCAAGGTAAAGTGAAAAGGTCAGCTAGTAAAATGGCTATGGTTTATAGCTGTAATGAGTGTAAGTCATTCTCTCTACAAAGAATTGGTGCGTTGATACCCACCAAGGGAAGTAACTTCAAGTACAGTCCAGCTACAGGCCCTCCGGTTACAGATAAATGTGAGCATTGTGGAAGTAAGCATCACATTGGTGGACCTATATGGGCAGACCCTATTTGTGACATTGATTTTATTGACAGGGTTATAAACAGAGTCAATGATAATAAAGATTCCCTTAAAACATCAGAGAGAATTGTGGGAATGTTAACTCTACAGAAAGAAGAGTTACAAGAAGTTCCACTTTACTTCAAGCTAGATTCACTGTTTGGGTTTGTGCATTCTGAAACCATGCCACTTATACAGTTTAG ATCGGCCTTATTAAATGCAGGATACAGAGTTTCATTGTCACATGCAATGAAGAATTCCATCAAGACAGATGCTCCTCACAATGTGTTATGG GACATTATCAGAACTTGGGTTAAAGATCATCCTGTTAAACCAGTAAGATATGAAGATACTGCAATAAAAACCTTACTTGAAAAAGAATGTACTACTAAGGTATCATTTGAGGAACATCCCGAGGCTAATCCAAAATCAAGGAAAGATGGACTGCTTAGATATCAGGCCAATCCTGAACCACACTGGGGACCCAAGCCCAAAGCTACACGTGCCATGTCAAACGAGTTACAGGAGGAAAGAAAAAGGAATTTACAAGGCAAAAAGAGTAAACAG AAGGATCAGATGAAGGAAGAGGAAGAAAATGATACAAAGGAGTCAGATAGCAATAATGAAGAG aaagTGAGTTAA
- the LOC139519063 gene encoding tRNA (guanine(26)-N(2))-dimethyltransferase-like isoform X2, protein MIKTFGLCRPLYTSQYQKDLLRFMCTTVKPGSTEKMECKTVKEEKSEVLIECNTVKEGKAEVLYPKNVFYNPVQEFNRDLSVAVISQFARDRLTNPAEGKKSKQSKVKEETDCMEIDGKDENKETIAIVKDEKMETTDKVQDENEVELEPGKKYDNGIKILEGLSASGLRSVRFGLEIPGVNSIIANDFDENAVSFINKNIEKNNLQELLSSSCDDAAMVMYRNRNPRDHFDVIDLDPYGSPSKFLDATVQAVKDGGLLCITCTDAAVLCGNAGETCYSKYGAMSLRTTSCHEMGLRIILQCIESHANRYSRYIVPLISLSIDFYFRVFVRVHTGQGKVKRSASKMAMVYSCNECKSFSLQRIGALIPTKGSNFKYSPATGPPVTDKCEHCGSKHHIGGPIWADPICDIDFIDRVINRVNDNKDSLKTSERIVGMLTLQKEELQEVPLYFKLDSLFGFVHSETMPLIQFRSALLNAGYRVSLSHAMKNSIKTDAPHNVLWDIIRTWVKDHPVKPVRYEDTAIKTLLEKECTTKVSFEEHPEANPKSRKDGLLRYQANPEPHWGPKPKATRAMSNELQEERKRNLQGKKSKQKDQMKEEEENDTKESDSNNEEVKKRKLESELTDQEQENSACQNEEKASPKHKKQASWITAKNPEERRKDPCRHFIKRGMCNYGDKCQFLHCVPSHQTPEGYPRY, encoded by the exons atgatcaaaacatttgGATTATGTAGACCATTATATACCTCTCAGTATCAAAAAGATCTATTAAGGTTTATGTGTACAACAGTAAAACCAGGCAGTACAGAGAAAATGGAATGTAAAACTGTCAAAGAAGAAAAGTCAGAGGTTCTGATAGAATGTAATACTGTCAAAGAAGGGAAAGCAGAGGTTCTGTATCCTAAGAATGTTTTCTATAACCCAGTACAGGAATTCAACAGAGATCTATCAGTTGCTGTTATATCTCAGTTTGCTAGAGACAGGTTAACAAATCCAGCAGAGGGTAAAAAATCTAAACAATCCAAGGTCAAAGAGGAAACTGACTGTATGGAAATTGATGGAAAAGATGAAAACAAAGAAACTATTGCTATTGTTAAGGATGAAAAGATGGAAACTACTGACAAGGTTCAGGATGAAAATGAAGTTGAGTTAGAACCTGGAAAGAAGTATGACAATGGAATTAAAATTTTAGAAGGATTATCAGCTTCAGGACTTCGGTCAGTGAGATTTGGATTGGAAATTCCTGGTGTCAATTCCATTATAGCTAATGACTTTGATGAAAATGCTGTttcttttatcaataaaaatattgaaaagaacaATCTTCAGGAACTGCTCAGCTCAAGCTGTGATGACGCAGCTATGGTAATGTACAGAAATAGGAATCCCAGGGACCATTTTGATGTAATCGACCTTGACCCCTATGGAAGTCCTTCAAAGTTTTTGGATGCCACTGTTCAAGCTGTTAAAGATGGGGGTTTActgtgtataacatgtacagaTGCTGCTGTTTTATGTGGGAATGCAGGTGAAACTTGCTACTCTAAATATGGAGCAATGTCCTTGAGAACTACATCATGTCATGAAATGGGTTTGCGTATAATTCTACAGTGTATAGAATCACATGCTAATAGATACTCAAGATACATTGTACCTTTAATTTCACTCAGCATTGACTTTTACTTCAGAGTTTTTGTTAGGGTGCACACAGGTCAAGGTAAAGTGAAAAGGTCAGCTAGTAAAATGGCTATGGTTTATAGCTGTAATGAGTGTAAGTCATTCTCTCTACAAAGAATTGGTGCGTTGATACCCACCAAGGGAAGTAACTTCAAGTACAGTCCAGCTACAGGCCCTCCGGTTACAGATAAATGTGAGCATTGTGGAAGTAAGCATCACATTGGTGGACCTATATGGGCAGACCCTATTTGTGACATTGATTTTATTGACAGGGTTATAAACAGAGTCAATGATAATAAAGATTCCCTTAAAACATCAGAGAGAATTGTGGGAATGTTAACTCTACAGAAAGAAGAGTTACAAGAAGTTCCACTTTACTTCAAGCTAGATTCACTGTTTGGGTTTGTGCATTCTGAAACCATGCCACTTATACAGTTTAG ATCGGCCTTATTAAATGCAGGATACAGAGTTTCATTGTCACATGCAATGAAGAATTCCATCAAGACAGATGCTCCTCACAATGTGTTATGG GACATTATCAGAACTTGGGTTAAAGATCATCCTGTTAAACCAGTAAGATATGAAGATACTGCAATAAAAACCTTACTTGAAAAAGAATGTACTACTAAGGTATCATTTGAGGAACATCCCGAGGCTAATCCAAAATCAAGGAAAGATGGACTGCTTAGATATCAGGCCAATCCTGAACCACACTGGGGACCCAAGCCCAAAGCTACACGTGCCATGTCAAACGAGTTACAGGAGGAAAGAAAAAGGAATTTACAAGGCAAAAAGAGTAAACAG AAGGATCAGATGAAGGAAGAGGAAGAAAATGATACAAAGGAGTCAGATAGCAATAATGAAGAGGTGAAGAAAAGAAAATTAG aaagTGAGTTAACAGATCAAGAGCAGGAAAATAGTGCTTGTCAGAATGAG GAAAAAGCAAGCCCTAAACATAAAAAGCAGGCCTCTTGGATAACAGCAAAAAATCCTGAAGAAAGGAGGAAAGATCCATGCAGACACTTTATAAAAAGGGGAATGTGTAATTATGGAGATAAATGTCAATTTCTGCATTGTGTACCATCTCATCAAACACCAGAGGGATATCCAAGATATTAG
- the LOC139519063 gene encoding tRNA (guanine(26)-N(2))-dimethyltransferase-like isoform X1, producing MIKTFGLCRPLYTSQYQKDLLRFMCTTVKPGSTEKMECKTVKEEKSEVLIECNTVKEGKAEVLYPKNVFYNPVQEFNRDLSVAVISQFARDRLTNPAEGKKSKQSKVKEETDCMEIDGKDENKETIAIVKDEKMETTDKVQDENEVELEPGKKYDNGIKILEGLSASGLRSVRFGLEIPGVNSIIANDFDENAVSFINKNIEKNNLQELLSSSCDDAAMVMYRNRNPRDHFDVIDLDPYGSPSKFLDATVQAVKDGGLLCITCTDAAVLCGNAGETCYSKYGAMSLRTTSCHEMGLRIILQCIESHANRYSRYIVPLISLSIDFYFRVFVRVHTGQGKVKRSASKMAMVYSCNECKSFSLQRIGALIPTKGSNFKYSPATGPPVTDKCEHCGSKHHIGGPIWADPICDIDFIDRVINRVNDNKDSLKTSERIVGMLTLQKEELQEVPLYFKLDSLFGFVHSETMPLIQFRSALLNAGYRVSLSHAMKNSIKTDAPHNVLWDIIRTWVKDHPVKPVRYEDTAIKTLLEKECTTKVSFEEHPEANPKSRKDGLLRYQANPEPHWGPKPKATRAMSNELQEERKRNLQGKKSKQKDQMKEEEENDTKESDSNNEEVKKRKLGESELTDQEQENSACQNEEKASPKHKKQASWITAKNPEERRKDPCRHFIKRGMCNYGDKCQFLHCVPSHQTPEGYPRY from the exons atgatcaaaacatttgGATTATGTAGACCATTATATACCTCTCAGTATCAAAAAGATCTATTAAGGTTTATGTGTACAACAGTAAAACCAGGCAGTACAGAGAAAATGGAATGTAAAACTGTCAAAGAAGAAAAGTCAGAGGTTCTGATAGAATGTAATACTGTCAAAGAAGGGAAAGCAGAGGTTCTGTATCCTAAGAATGTTTTCTATAACCCAGTACAGGAATTCAACAGAGATCTATCAGTTGCTGTTATATCTCAGTTTGCTAGAGACAGGTTAACAAATCCAGCAGAGGGTAAAAAATCTAAACAATCCAAGGTCAAAGAGGAAACTGACTGTATGGAAATTGATGGAAAAGATGAAAACAAAGAAACTATTGCTATTGTTAAGGATGAAAAGATGGAAACTACTGACAAGGTTCAGGATGAAAATGAAGTTGAGTTAGAACCTGGAAAGAAGTATGACAATGGAATTAAAATTTTAGAAGGATTATCAGCTTCAGGACTTCGGTCAGTGAGATTTGGATTGGAAATTCCTGGTGTCAATTCCATTATAGCTAATGACTTTGATGAAAATGCTGTttcttttatcaataaaaatattgaaaagaacaATCTTCAGGAACTGCTCAGCTCAAGCTGTGATGACGCAGCTATGGTAATGTACAGAAATAGGAATCCCAGGGACCATTTTGATGTAATCGACCTTGACCCCTATGGAAGTCCTTCAAAGTTTTTGGATGCCACTGTTCAAGCTGTTAAAGATGGGGGTTTActgtgtataacatgtacagaTGCTGCTGTTTTATGTGGGAATGCAGGTGAAACTTGCTACTCTAAATATGGAGCAATGTCCTTGAGAACTACATCATGTCATGAAATGGGTTTGCGTATAATTCTACAGTGTATAGAATCACATGCTAATAGATACTCAAGATACATTGTACCTTTAATTTCACTCAGCATTGACTTTTACTTCAGAGTTTTTGTTAGGGTGCACACAGGTCAAGGTAAAGTGAAAAGGTCAGCTAGTAAAATGGCTATGGTTTATAGCTGTAATGAGTGTAAGTCATTCTCTCTACAAAGAATTGGTGCGTTGATACCCACCAAGGGAAGTAACTTCAAGTACAGTCCAGCTACAGGCCCTCCGGTTACAGATAAATGTGAGCATTGTGGAAGTAAGCATCACATTGGTGGACCTATATGGGCAGACCCTATTTGTGACATTGATTTTATTGACAGGGTTATAAACAGAGTCAATGATAATAAAGATTCCCTTAAAACATCAGAGAGAATTGTGGGAATGTTAACTCTACAGAAAGAAGAGTTACAAGAAGTTCCACTTTACTTCAAGCTAGATTCACTGTTTGGGTTTGTGCATTCTGAAACCATGCCACTTATACAGTTTAG ATCGGCCTTATTAAATGCAGGATACAGAGTTTCATTGTCACATGCAATGAAGAATTCCATCAAGACAGATGCTCCTCACAATGTGTTATGG GACATTATCAGAACTTGGGTTAAAGATCATCCTGTTAAACCAGTAAGATATGAAGATACTGCAATAAAAACCTTACTTGAAAAAGAATGTACTACTAAGGTATCATTTGAGGAACATCCCGAGGCTAATCCAAAATCAAGGAAAGATGGACTGCTTAGATATCAGGCCAATCCTGAACCACACTGGGGACCCAAGCCCAAAGCTACACGTGCCATGTCAAACGAGTTACAGGAGGAAAGAAAAAGGAATTTACAAGGCAAAAAGAGTAAACAG AAGGATCAGATGAAGGAAGAGGAAGAAAATGATACAAAGGAGTCAGATAGCAATAATGAAGAGGTGAAGAAAAGAAAATTAGGTG aaagTGAGTTAACAGATCAAGAGCAGGAAAATAGTGCTTGTCAGAATGAG GAAAAAGCAAGCCCTAAACATAAAAAGCAGGCCTCTTGGATAACAGCAAAAAATCCTGAAGAAAGGAGGAAAGATCCATGCAGACACTTTATAAAAAGGGGAATGTGTAATTATGGAGATAAATGTCAATTTCTGCATTGTGTACCATCTCATCAAACACCAGAGGGATATCCAAGATATTAG
- the LOC139519064 gene encoding phosphomevalonate kinase-like: MDKIPEKVFVISGKRKSGKDYVAALMCNRIGKHLCSSIQLSGPLKKQYAEDHNLNFEKLMDSSEYKEKFRIDMIKWGEDKRTEDHGFFCRLATSKADLKKIWIITDARRKTDVDYFKENYNDRTLTVRVCAKESIRKSRGFTFTLGVDDAESECGLDEGIHWDYLIHNNGDQDLLDKDIDHLVTIVQEKLCDVT; encoded by the exons ATGGATAAAATTCCGGAAAAAGTTTTTGTTATTAGTGGTAAAAGGAAATCTGGAAAAGACTATGTGGCAGCATTAATGTGTAATAG aatagGAAAACATTTGTGTAGCAGTATCCAGTTGTCTGGTCCATTGAAGAAACAATATGCTGAG GATCATAACTTGAATTTCGAAAAACTCATGGATTCATCAGAGTACAAAGAGAAGTTTAGAATTGATATGATTAAATGGGGTGAAGATAAGCGTACAGAAGACCATGGATTCTTTTGTCGTTTAGCAACATCAAAAGCAGATTTGAAGAAAATTTGGATTATTACTGATGCCCGTAGGAAAACAGATGTGgattatttcaaagaaaactatAATGACAGAACATTAACAGTGAGAGTATGTGCAAAGGAAAGTATTAGAAAATCCAGAGGGTTTACATTCACACTAG GTGTAGATGATGCAGAATCTGAATGTGGATTAGATGAAGGAATCCACTGGGACTATTTAATCCACAACAATGGTGATCAGGATCTATTAGACAAAGACATTGACCATTTAGTGACAATTGTACAAGAAAAACTATGTGATGTGACATGA